The following are encoded together in the Bradyrhizobium algeriense genome:
- a CDS encoding branched-chain amino acid ABC transporter substrate-binding protein, with the protein MKSLKLIGLALGASLALSTTALAQDISIAVVGPMTGGESAFGRQMKNGAEQFVADFNAAGGVLGKKLALQIGDDACDPKQARSVAEKFASAKIPFVAGHFCSSSSIPASEAYADGNVLQITPASTNPLFTERKLWNVARVCGRDDQQGLVAADYIVKNYKGKNVAVLNDKTTYGKGLADETKKALNKAGFTEKMFESYNKGDKDFNSIVSRLKRDNIDLVFVGGYHQEAGLILRQMRDQGLKTVLMAGDAMNDKEFASITGPAAEGTLFTFGPDPRNKATAKAIVEKFKAKNIDPEGYTLYTYAAMQVWTQAVAKAKTTDPKKVMETIKASDWDTVLGKLGFDAKGDIKVIDYVVYKWDAKGNYTEINPKGS; encoded by the coding sequence ATGAAATCACTGAAACTTATCGGCCTGGCTTTGGGCGCATCGTTGGCGCTGTCGACAACGGCGCTGGCGCAGGACATCTCCATCGCAGTGGTGGGCCCGATGACGGGCGGCGAATCCGCATTCGGCCGGCAGATGAAGAACGGCGCCGAACAATTCGTGGCCGATTTCAACGCCGCCGGCGGCGTGCTCGGCAAGAAGCTGGCGCTGCAGATCGGCGACGATGCCTGCGATCCCAAGCAGGCGCGCTCGGTGGCGGAAAAGTTCGCCAGCGCCAAGATCCCGTTCGTTGCCGGTCACTTCTGCTCCTCGTCGTCGATCCCGGCGTCGGAAGCCTACGCCGACGGCAACGTGCTGCAGATTACCCCGGCCTCGACCAACCCGCTGTTTACCGAGCGCAAGCTCTGGAACGTGGCGCGCGTCTGCGGCCGCGACGACCAGCAGGGCCTGGTTGCCGCCGACTACATCGTCAAGAACTACAAGGGCAAGAACGTCGCCGTCCTCAACGACAAGACCACCTACGGCAAAGGCCTTGCCGACGAAACCAAGAAGGCGCTCAACAAGGCCGGCTTCACCGAGAAGATGTTCGAATCCTACAACAAGGGCGACAAGGATTTTAACTCGATCGTGTCACGGCTGAAGCGCGACAATATCGATCTGGTGTTTGTCGGCGGCTACCATCAGGAAGCCGGCCTGATCCTGCGCCAGATGCGCGACCAGGGCCTCAAGACGGTGTTGATGGCGGGCGACGCCATGAACGACAAGGAATTCGCCTCGATCACCGGGCCGGCCGCCGAAGGCACGCTGTTCACCTTCGGTCCCGACCCGCGCAACAAGGCGACCGCCAAGGCCATCGTCGAGAAGTTCAAGGCCAAGAACATCGATCCCGAAGGCTACACCCTCTACACCTATGCCGCGATGCAGGTCTGGACGCAGGCCGTGGCGAAGGCGAAGACCACCGATCCGAAGAAGGTCATGGAGACCATCAAGGCCAGCGATTGGGACACTGTGCTTGGCAAGTTGGGGTTCGATGCCAAGGGCGACATCAAGGTCATCGACTACGTCGTTTACAAGTGGGACGCCAAGGGCAACTACACCGAGATCAATCCGAAGGGGTCATAG
- a CDS encoding ABC transporter ATP-binding protein, giving the protein MTAPSKTPLLAIRALRAAYGKIEALKGVDLDINAGEIVALIGANGAGKSTLMMTIFGRPRARAGRIEFDGQDITGVPTHEIARLRIAQSPEGRRIFPRMSVAENLQMGADATDSSEADRASGLERVFALFPRLKERMTQRGGTLSGGEQQMLAIGRALMSRPRLLMLDEPSLGLAPLIARQIFDAIRTLNRQDGLTVLIVEQNANHALKLAHRGYVMVNGLITLSGTGSELLQRPEIRAAYLEGGRRE; this is encoded by the coding sequence GTGACCGCCCCATCGAAGACTCCCCTGCTCGCGATCCGCGCCCTACGCGCGGCCTATGGCAAGATCGAGGCGCTGAAGGGCGTTGATCTCGATATCAACGCCGGCGAGATCGTCGCCCTGATCGGCGCCAACGGCGCCGGCAAGTCGACCCTGATGATGACGATTTTCGGCCGGCCCCGCGCCCGTGCGGGGAGGATCGAATTCGACGGCCAGGACATCACCGGCGTGCCGACGCACGAGATCGCGCGGCTGCGCATCGCCCAATCCCCGGAGGGCCGCCGCATCTTCCCGCGCATGAGCGTGGCGGAAAACCTCCAGATGGGCGCCGATGCGACCGATAGCAGCGAGGCCGACCGGGCAAGCGGCCTGGAACGCGTCTTCGCGCTGTTCCCGCGGCTGAAGGAACGCATGACCCAGCGCGGCGGCACGCTGTCCGGCGGCGAGCAGCAGATGCTGGCGATCGGCCGGGCCCTGATGAGCCGGCCGCGCCTGTTGATGCTGGACGAGCCGTCGCTGGGGCTGGCCCCACTGATCGCGCGGCAGATTTTCGATGCGATCCGGACCCTGAACCGGCAGGACGGCCTGACCGTCCTGATCGTCGAACAGAACGCCAACCACGCGCTGAAACTGGCGCATCGGGGCTATGTCATGGTCAACGGCCTGATCACCCTGTCCGGAACCGGCAGCGAATTGCTGCAGCGCCCGGAAATCCGCGCTGCCTATCTGGAAGGCGGCCGGCGGGAGTAG